The following are encoded together in the Streptomyces sp. NBC_01465 genome:
- a CDS encoding alpha/beta fold hydrolase, with translation MQAQNRDSSGLRCRVRTPAGRNLMVERLGDPNGRPVFLLHGTPGSRLGPAPRGMVLYQRGLQLIAYDRPGYGLSDRHEGRTVADTAQDVVTIADALGLDKFAVVGRSGGAPGALACAALLPDRVTKVAALVALAPRDAEGLDWFEGMTVHNVVEYTIAFEDPAELVARLIPRSDEIRRDPVLLLDQLRRELTEPDRRVVSDAGVRAMLLRNYQEALRISAYGWIDDALAFSSPWGFDPADIPGPVMLWHGAQDVFSPPGHSRWLARRIPGATAVVEPAAAHFDALHALPRILNWLAE, from the coding sequence ATGCAGGCGCAGAACAGGGACAGTTCGGGATTGCGGTGCCGCGTGCGGACGCCCGCCGGACGCAATCTGATGGTGGAGAGGCTGGGTGATCCGAACGGCAGGCCGGTGTTTCTGCTGCACGGGACCCCGGGCAGCAGGCTCGGGCCCGCGCCGCGCGGGATGGTCCTCTACCAGCGGGGACTGCAGCTCATCGCGTACGACCGTCCCGGGTACGGTCTGAGCGATCGTCATGAGGGGCGCACCGTCGCCGACACCGCCCAGGACGTGGTCACGATCGCGGACGCGCTGGGTCTGGACAAGTTCGCGGTCGTGGGCCGTTCCGGCGGCGCTCCGGGGGCCCTCGCCTGTGCGGCGCTGCTGCCGGACCGGGTGACCAAGGTGGCGGCGCTGGTGGCGCTGGCGCCGCGGGACGCGGAGGGCCTCGACTGGTTCGAGGGGATGACCGTCCACAACGTCGTCGAGTACACGATCGCCTTCGAGGACCCGGCGGAGCTCGTGGCCCGGCTGATCCCGCGCTCGGACGAGATCCGCAGGGACCCGGTCCTGCTCCTGGACCAGCTGCGCCGGGAGCTCACCGAACCGGACCGCCGGGTGGTCTCCGACGCCGGCGTGCGGGCCATGCTGCTGCGCAACTACCAGGAGGCGCTGCGGATTTCGGCGTACGGCTGGATCGACGACGCGCTGGCGTTCTCCAGCCCCTGGGGCTTCGACCCGGCGGACATCCCGGGCCCGGTGATGCTCTGGCACGGCGCGCAGGACGTCTTCTCGCCGCCGGGCCACTCGCGGTGGCTGGCCCGGCGGATCCCGGGCGCGACGGCCGTCGTCGAACCGGCCGCCGCGCACTTCGACGCGCTGCACGCGCTGCCCAGGATCCTCAACTGGCTCGCGGAGTGA
- a CDS encoding slipin family protein yields MVEELMSAGAAVVAAGAVYVMAGARVVKQYERGVVFRLGRLKDSVRGPGFTMVVPFVDRLRKVNMQIVTMPVPAQDGITRDNVTVRVDAVIYFKVVDASDALVQVEDYRFAVSQMAQTSLRSIIGKSDLDDLLSNREKLNQGLELMIDSPAIGWGVQIDRVEIKDVSLPETMKRSMARQAEADRERRARVINADGELQASKKLAEAAEVMSDQPAALQLRLLQTVVAVAAEKNSTLVLPFPVELLRFLERAAPAPAAAAAPAPIAEQPAKAQLPPESDPEQSNTGQD; encoded by the coding sequence ATGGTCGAGGAACTGATGTCGGCGGGAGCGGCTGTCGTGGCCGCGGGTGCTGTCTATGTGATGGCAGGGGCCCGTGTCGTCAAACAGTACGAGCGTGGTGTGGTCTTCCGGTTGGGACGGCTCAAAGATTCCGTGCGGGGACCCGGCTTCACGATGGTCGTGCCGTTCGTGGACCGGCTGCGCAAGGTCAACATGCAGATCGTGACCATGCCCGTGCCCGCGCAGGACGGCATCACCCGCGACAATGTCACGGTCCGGGTGGACGCCGTCATCTATTTCAAGGTGGTGGACGCGTCCGACGCGCTGGTGCAGGTCGAGGACTACCGCTTCGCCGTGTCCCAGATGGCGCAGACCTCGCTGCGCTCCATCATCGGCAAGAGCGATCTCGACGATCTCCTGTCGAACCGCGAAAAGCTCAACCAGGGGCTCGAGTTGATGATCGACAGCCCGGCGATCGGATGGGGCGTGCAGATCGACCGGGTGGAGATCAAGGACGTGTCGCTGCCCGAGACCATGAAACGGTCGATGGCACGGCAGGCCGAGGCGGACCGGGAGCGGCGGGCCCGGGTCATCAACGCGGACGGTGAGCTGCAGGCCTCGAAGAAGCTGGCGGAGGCCGCCGAGGTGATGTCGGACCAGCCGGCCGCGCTCCAGCTGCGGCTGCTGCAGACGGTGGTGGCGGTGGCGGCGGAGAAGAACTCCACGCTGGTGCTGCCCTTCCCGGTGGAGCTGCTGCGCTTCCTGGAGCGCGCGGCGCCGGCTCCGGCGGCTGCGGCGGCTCCGGCGCCCATCGCCGAGCAGCCCGCGAAAGCTCAACTGCCGCCGGAATCCGATCCGGAACAGTCGAATACCGGACAGGACTAG